The following proteins are encoded in a genomic region of Hymenobacter siberiensis:
- a CDS encoding TonB-dependent receptor — MKHLFLFLLLLSFPLLTRAQVTTSVFEGTVTTAKGEGIPGATVVLTHEPTGTRSGTQSEPDGKFLLNNLKPGGPYTVQVTYVGYTGQSREGLNLPLGKVTRQTFALVEAATVLGEVAVTGHRGDSFAADKNGQSYHLSREAIQGVPTVNRSLSDLTKLMPQGNKNSFGGTNYRFNNLSIDGMATNDVLGFQEPASGAGGTVASGTPGALAGTQPISIDAIDEMQVVISPFNVTLGNFTGANINAVTKSGTNRLTGTVYSFARNQLITGRSVDAEHKPIENYYDIQSGASLGGAIIKNRLFYFANYENQRREEPVLFAPGEAGAIVPIEVARQISDKLKSQYGYDPGTYGAANVQRNSDKFLLRLDYNISDKHRLSLRDNFVVGYADNLERSANILNFGNQGFRHNSRTNSLVAELKSTFNNHVSNQLIAGLNTVTENRTYDGRIFPHLEINYNTSTSIFAGTYREAAVYGSGLSTTQITDNLTIFRNRHTITLGTSNELNSIQYRFLTAFNGRWQYSSVDAFLQDKPNRVRGVYNIQNNDPDYNRSIPSADFRAFLLSAYAQDDYQVSNRLSVQLGLRIDMQLHPDKVPTNPEVARNAAFNQYQNKFGGVPQFNPRAAFNYTLNEANTVQLRGGTGLFTGRIPFVWYAYAHYVSGDPYHNIDYKPASGAVLPIAENLANLQSLQPGLAEVNLIDNNFKLPRDWKSSLAVDVKLPWEMSFTAEGLLSKVVSGVLFQSINFKDNKATFAGADNRPYYTTTGNAAKIDPNFTNVFVMTNTSKGYNYNATFTLAKRIPNRLDASLGYSYGVSRDVVNGVRVSPAANYEWNQSLVANDPALAYSNFDLRHKFIGNLAYTVPVKDKFSLSANLIYIARSGSPFSFVYEGDVNRDGSAKNDLVFVPADASQIQLADITNAQGTVLVSAAQQYTQLDQYIANDAYLATRRGTYAERNAARTPWTQQLDLRLIAKVPLTKTGSQRLEVSFDFINLGNLLNREWGLQYFVPNLNNSGYALMDFVRIDPVKNQAVFQFRNPTSTPWQTDPINSRWQGQVGVRYVFN, encoded by the coding sequence GTGAAACACCTCTTCCTTTTCCTCCTCCTCCTTTCCTTCCCGCTCCTCACCCGCGCCCAGGTCACGACCAGCGTATTTGAGGGCACTGTTACCACCGCCAAAGGCGAGGGTATTCCCGGGGCCACGGTGGTCCTCACGCACGAGCCCACGGGCACCCGCAGCGGCACGCAGTCGGAGCCAGACGGCAAGTTTTTGCTAAATAACTTGAAGCCCGGCGGGCCTTATACCGTGCAGGTAACCTACGTGGGCTACACCGGCCAAAGCCGCGAGGGCCTGAACCTACCCCTGGGCAAGGTGACGCGCCAAACGTTTGCGCTGGTGGAAGCGGCTACGGTGCTGGGCGAAGTAGCCGTAACCGGCCACCGGGGCGACTCCTTCGCGGCCGACAAAAACGGCCAGAGCTACCACCTCAGCCGCGAGGCCATTCAGGGCGTGCCCACGGTGAACCGCAGCCTGAGCGACCTGACCAAGCTGATGCCGCAGGGCAACAAGAACTCGTTTGGCGGCACCAACTACCGCTTCAATAACCTGAGCATCGACGGCATGGCCACCAACGACGTGCTGGGCTTTCAGGAGCCGGCGAGCGGGGCGGGCGGCACGGTGGCCTCAGGCACGCCGGGGGCGCTGGCGGGTACCCAGCCTATTTCCATCGATGCCATTGATGAGATGCAGGTGGTGATTTCGCCCTTCAACGTGACGCTGGGCAACTTCACGGGCGCCAACATCAACGCCGTGACCAAGAGCGGCACCAACCGCCTGACCGGCACGGTGTACAGCTTCGCCCGCAACCAGCTCATTACCGGCCGCAGCGTGGATGCCGAGCACAAGCCGATTGAGAATTACTACGACATTCAGTCGGGCGCGAGCCTGGGCGGGGCCATCATCAAAAACCGCCTGTTTTACTTCGCCAACTACGAAAACCAGCGCCGCGAAGAGCCCGTGCTCTTTGCCCCCGGCGAGGCTGGGGCCATTGTGCCCATTGAGGTGGCCCGGCAAATCAGCGACAAGCTGAAAAGCCAGTACGGCTACGACCCCGGCACCTACGGCGCGGCTAACGTGCAGCGCAACAGCGACAAGTTCCTGCTGCGCCTCGACTACAACATCTCCGACAAGCATCGCCTCAGCCTGCGCGACAACTTCGTGGTGGGCTACGCCGACAACCTCGAACGCTCAGCCAACATCCTCAACTTCGGCAACCAGGGTTTCCGGCACAACAGCCGCACCAACAGCCTGGTGGCCGAGCTGAAAAGCACCTTCAACAACCACGTTTCCAATCAGCTGATTGCGGGCCTGAACACGGTGACGGAGAACCGGACCTACGACGGGCGCATCTTCCCTCACCTCGAAATCAACTACAACACGTCGACCTCGATTTTTGCCGGCACCTACCGCGAGGCGGCCGTGTACGGCTCGGGCCTGAGCACCACGCAAATCACCGATAACCTCACCATTTTCCGCAACCGCCACACCATCACGCTGGGCACCAGCAACGAGCTAAACAGCATTCAGTACCGCTTCCTGACGGCCTTCAACGGCCGCTGGCAGTACTCGTCGGTCGATGCCTTTTTGCAAGACAAGCCCAACCGGGTGCGCGGCGTGTACAACATCCAGAACAACGACCCGGACTACAACCGCAGCATCCCGTCAGCCGATTTCCGCGCCTTTCTGCTCAGCGCCTACGCCCAGGATGACTACCAGGTAAGCAACCGCCTGAGCGTGCAGCTGGGCCTGCGCATCGACATGCAGCTGCACCCCGACAAGGTGCCCACCAACCCCGAAGTGGCCCGCAACGCGGCCTTCAACCAATACCAGAACAAGTTTGGCGGCGTGCCGCAATTCAACCCACGCGCCGCGTTCAACTACACCCTGAACGAGGCCAACACCGTGCAGCTGCGCGGCGGCACGGGCCTGTTCACGGGCCGCATCCCGTTTGTGTGGTACGCCTACGCGCACTACGTGTCGGGCGACCCCTACCACAACATCGACTACAAGCCGGCCAGCGGCGCGGTACTGCCCATTGCTGAGAACCTGGCCAACCTGCAATCGCTGCAGCCAGGCCTGGCCGAAGTGAACCTGATTGACAACAACTTCAAGCTGCCGCGCGACTGGAAATCGTCGCTGGCCGTAGATGTGAAGCTGCCCTGGGAGATGAGCTTCACGGCCGAGGGGCTGCTGTCGAAAGTGGTGTCGGGCGTGCTGTTTCAGTCCATTAATTTCAAGGATAACAAGGCCACTTTCGCGGGGGCTGATAACCGGCCGTACTACACCACCACGGGCAACGCGGCCAAGATTGACCCGAATTTCACCAACGTGTTTGTGATGACCAACACGAGCAAAGGCTACAACTACAACGCCACCTTCACGTTGGCCAAGCGCATTCCCAACCGCCTCGATGCCTCGCTGGGCTACAGCTACGGCGTGAGCCGCGACGTGGTGAACGGCGTGCGCGTGTCGCCGGCCGCCAACTACGAGTGGAACCAGTCGCTGGTGGCCAACGACCCCGCCCTGGCCTACTCCAACTTCGATTTGCGCCACAAGTTCATCGGCAACCTGGCCTACACCGTGCCGGTAAAGGACAAGTTCAGCCTGAGCGCCAACCTGATTTACATTGCCCGCTCGGGCAGCCCCTTCTCCTTCGTGTATGAGGGCGACGTGAACCGCGACGGCTCGGCCAAAAACGACCTCGTATTTGTGCCCGCTGACGCTTCGCAAATTCAGCTGGCCGACATCACCAACGCCCAGGGCACGGTGCTGGTATCGGCCGCGCAGCAGTACACGCAGCTCGACCAATACATCGCCAACGACGCCTATCTGGCCACCCGCCGCGGCACCTACGCCGAGCGCAACGCCGCCCGCACCCCCTGGACCCAGCAGCTCGACCTGCGCCTCATCGCCAAAGTACCCCTCACCAAAACCGGCTCGCAGCGCCTCGAAGTCTCCTTCGATTTCATCAACCTCGGCAATCTGCTCAACCGCGAGTGGGGCCTGCAATACTTCGTACCCAACCTCAACAACTCCGGCTACGCCCTGATGGATTTCGTGCGCATCGACCCGGTGAAAAACCAGGCGGTGTTCCAGTTCCGCAACCCCACCAGCACGCCCTGGCAAACGGACCCCATCAACTCGCGCTGGCAGGGGCAGGTGGGGGTTCGGTATGTGTTTAACTAG
- a CDS encoding acyl-CoA thioesterase has translation MSKLVQTPETTHRIYFQDCDMLGHLNNSRYFDYFLNAREDHTTAHYSLNMGELAREQNAAWVITKHHISYLKPANQGTTVRILSQLIHFDNSNLVLEMQMRNEDGTRLLALLWSEMTFVNMPAGTRADHANDLMDLLEQLDVDGVSYDPDGFDERVKEVRQELKKQRRQAGVGE, from the coding sequence ATGTCCAAGCTCGTCCAGACGCCCGAAACCACTCACCGCATCTACTTCCAGGACTGCGACATGCTGGGCCACCTCAATAACTCCCGCTACTTCGACTACTTCCTCAACGCCCGCGAAGACCACACCACCGCGCATTATTCCCTGAACATGGGCGAGCTGGCCCGCGAGCAGAATGCTGCCTGGGTCATCACCAAGCACCATATCAGCTACCTCAAGCCGGCCAACCAGGGCACCACGGTGCGCATTCTGAGCCAGCTCATCCATTTCGACAACTCCAACCTGGTGCTCGAAATGCAGATGCGCAACGAGGACGGCACTCGTCTACTGGCCCTGCTGTGGTCGGAGATGACCTTCGTGAACATGCCCGCTGGCACCCGTGCTGACCACGCCAACGACCTGATGGACCTGCTCGAACAGCTCGACGTGGACGGCGTGAGCTACGACCCCGACGGGTTTGATGAGCGCGTGAAAGAGGTGCGCCAGGAGCTGAAGAAGCAGCGGCGGCAGGCGGGGGTGGGGGAGTAG
- a CDS encoding FAD-dependent oxidoreductase has product MFSLTPARSAVLLALADTFIPPLPDGSPSGSAGVSLEKLEAAIREQPEGAQAEFGQLLDLLEKPVLGLTWFGPLKPFRKLDTGQREHLLQSWAGSKLPQLRKGFNALRKLCVLLYYGGSMAEVPAAWGFVGYPGPDEQPVDSPKPIHTLHPTEDTVYECDVLVIGSGAGGGVVAGELAEAGFDVLVIEKGPYCHGCDFTQREADMLGTLYDAKGTLSTQDGSIGILAGSCLGGGTTVNWAGAFRTPDYVLQEWAREHDAPHFTTLEFKESINAVARTIGVNTNYARHNGQNQALWDGSTKLGQEVKLIPRNEKGLTDSDAHFRSLGYTSLGDAHGIKQGTLNTYLLTAFEHGARILADTKVDRVTISQGCATGAVAVHTTADGRQIHINVKARRVVVAGGAIQTPALLLRSGLKHPHLGRHLHLHPTVVVGARYPHPMNSWHGPSMSVVNDTYTMLHGTNFGAKLETPPTHPGLLSMVLPWLSGRQHHELLRDADQLGSFIVLTRDRDGGRVSIDKNGAALIDYTLSDFDRANMLEGVRAAAQIHVAAGAEKVYLPHGTLPTLLTKDSVLQNPEVLDELPHLSWKSNQFGLYSAHQMSTCRMGGDAATHPLKLNGETVEVQGLFVADGSAFPACSGVNPMLTIMALAHFTAQGLKASRPVEAQAAAMA; this is encoded by the coding sequence ATGTTCTCGCTCACCCCCGCTCGCTCCGCCGTCCTTCTGGCCCTGGCCGACACCTTTATTCCGCCGCTGCCCGATGGCAGTCCCTCCGGCTCGGCCGGCGTGAGCCTGGAGAAGCTGGAGGCCGCCATTCGGGAGCAGCCGGAAGGGGCGCAGGCCGAATTTGGCCAGCTGCTCGATTTGCTGGAAAAGCCGGTGCTCGGCCTCACTTGGTTCGGGCCGCTGAAACCGTTTCGCAAGCTCGATACCGGGCAGCGCGAGCACCTGCTGCAAAGCTGGGCGGGCAGCAAGCTACCGCAGCTACGCAAGGGCTTCAACGCCTTGCGCAAGCTGTGCGTGCTGCTATACTACGGCGGCAGCATGGCCGAAGTACCGGCCGCCTGGGGCTTCGTGGGATACCCCGGCCCCGATGAGCAGCCCGTGGACTCGCCCAAGCCCATCCACACCCTGCACCCCACCGAAGACACTGTTTACGAGTGCGATGTGCTGGTAATTGGCAGCGGCGCGGGCGGCGGCGTGGTGGCCGGCGAGCTGGCCGAGGCCGGCTTCGATGTGCTGGTCATCGAAAAAGGCCCTTACTGCCACGGCTGCGACTTCACCCAGCGCGAAGCCGACATGCTGGGTACGCTCTACGACGCCAAAGGCACCCTCAGCACCCAGGACGGCAGCATCGGCATTCTGGCCGGCTCCTGCCTGGGGGGCGGCACCACCGTGAACTGGGCTGGGGCCTTCCGCACCCCCGATTACGTGCTGCAGGAGTGGGCCCGCGAACACGACGCGCCCCACTTCACCACCCTCGAATTCAAGGAAAGCATCAACGCCGTGGCCCGCACCATTGGCGTGAATACCAACTACGCCCGCCACAACGGCCAGAACCAGGCCCTGTGGGACGGCTCGACCAAGCTGGGCCAGGAAGTGAAGCTGATTCCGCGCAACGAAAAGGGCCTCACCGATTCCGACGCGCACTTCCGCAGCTTGGGCTACACCTCGCTGGGCGATGCCCACGGCATCAAGCAGGGCACGCTGAACACCTATTTGCTCACCGCTTTCGAGCACGGAGCTCGTATTCTGGCCGACACCAAAGTAGACCGCGTGACCATCAGCCAGGGCTGCGCTACCGGCGCGGTGGCCGTGCACACTACCGCCGACGGCCGTCAAATACACATCAATGTGAAAGCCAGGCGCGTGGTAGTGGCCGGCGGAGCCATCCAGACGCCCGCGCTGCTACTGCGCTCCGGCCTGAAGCACCCGCACCTGGGCCGCCACCTGCACCTGCACCCCACCGTAGTGGTAGGGGCCCGCTACCCCCACCCCATGAACTCCTGGCACGGCCCCAGCATGAGCGTGGTGAACGACACCTACACCATGCTGCACGGCACCAACTTCGGCGCCAAGCTCGAAACGCCCCCCACCCACCCCGGCCTGCTGAGCATGGTGCTACCCTGGCTTTCGGGCCGCCAACACCACGAGCTGCTGCGCGATGCCGACCAGCTCGGCTCGTTCATCGTGCTCACCCGCGACCGCGACGGCGGCCGGGTAAGCATCGACAAAAACGGCGCGGCGCTGATTGACTACACGCTGTCGGATTTTGACCGGGCCAATATGCTGGAAGGCGTGCGCGCCGCCGCCCAAATCCACGTCGCGGCCGGGGCCGAAAAAGTATATCTGCCCCACGGCACCCTGCCCACGCTGCTCACCAAAGACAGCGTGCTCCAAAACCCCGAAGTGCTCGACGAGCTCCCGCACCTGAGCTGGAAATCCAACCAGTTCGGCCTCTACAGCGCCCACCAGATGAGCACCTGCCGCATGGGCGGCGACGCCGCCACCCACCCCCTCAAGCTCAACGGCGAAACCGTGGAGGTGCAGGGCCTGTTCGTGGCCGACGGCTCGGCCTTCCCGGCGTGCAGCGGCGTGAATCCCATGCTCACCATCATGGCGCTGGCCCACTTCACGGCCCAGGGCCTGAAAGCCAGCCGGCCGGTGGAGGCACAGGCGGCGGCCATGGCCTGA